From Camelina sativa cultivar DH55 chromosome 20, Cs, whole genome shotgun sequence, the proteins below share one genomic window:
- the LOC104772734 gene encoding uncharacterized protein LOC104772734 → MKSIFSGFHYDSSSDEELHMPPSLLPPPTHRVPIDPTTVMVVYEPHAKSTTQLPAPENSTSTPSFTDEDDEICDSSSSPPKKVPVQFPVVDLTGDVPKTVLANQGISSRLCKRHETADTDSRDAKRPTLARDKGVSSSRSTSSKEFDSKWFVSSDAARRELIDQAGLLKTVTQVGAYDSDVVYEFWANLPAAKVERESVDVLVRDWMYEFSPSRINALFGLQSVDVREQRLQTAAILEEDMALFLSGGTVKSCKQLVSTAIKNQVIKDLHKICCSNWSPTVNTGYISTNRAMVIYMIMHHIPFNFGRMIYDQIIQLGLQAQSDFRLSFPSLIY, encoded by the exons ATGAAATCAATCTTCAGCGGCTTCCATTACGATTCCAGCTCAGATGAGGAGCTTCACATGCCACCATCATTGTTACCACCACCAACTCATCGTGTTCCGATTGATCCTACCACGGTGATGGTAGTCTATGAGCCTCATGCTAAGTCGACTACTCAACTTCCTGCTCCGGAGAATTCCACATCCACACCCTCATTTACAGATGAGGACGACGAAATCTGTgactcttcgtcttctccgccAAAGAAGGTACCGGTTCAATTCCCGGTTGTTGATCTCACTGGTGATGTTCCCAAGACTGTTCTGGCGAATCAGGGAATCTCCTCCCGTCTGTGCAAGAGACATGAAACTGCTGATACCGACAGCCGTGACGCCAAGCGTCCGACTCTCGCCAGAGATAAGGGTGTTTCCTCTTCTCGCAGCACCTCTTCCAAGGAGTTTGACTCTAAATGGTTCGTCTCCTCTGATGCTGCCCGTCG GGAGCTGATTGATCAAGCCGGCCTGTTGAAGACCGTTACTCAAGTCGGAGCTTATGATTCCGATGTGGTCTATGAATTCTGGGCAAATCTACCAGCGGCTAAGGTAGAGAGAGAGTCGGTTGATGTTCTTGTCAGAGACTGGATGTATGAGTTTTCCCCAAGTCGCATCAACGCCTTGTTTGGTCTACAATCGGTTGATGTGCGTGAACAACGACTGCAGACAGCTGCCATTTTGGAGGAGGACATGGCTCTATTCCTATCTGGTGGTACGGTCAAGTCCTGCAAGCAGCTGGTGTCGACGGCAATCAAGAATCAGGTTATCAAGGACTTGCATAAGATATGCTGCAGCAACTGGTCTCCAACGGTGAACACTGGCTATATCTCGACGAACAGAGCAatggtgatctacatgatcatgcatcaCATTCCGTTCAACTTTGGGAGGATGATCTATGATCAAATCATTCAGCTGGGTCTGCAAGCCCAATCTGATTTCCGGTTGTCGTTCCCCAGCCTCATCTATTAG
- the LOC104772736 gene encoding protein MIZU-KUSSEI 1-like, with protein sequence MPIRSNPFFNMDSSAVLSLLRHTGNSVDSKHSKKSSGSIGGGVLKMFKLIPMLSSGCKMVNLLSRGHRRPLLKDYATTGTIFGFRKGRVFLAIQEDPHCLPMFIIELPMLTSALQKEMASETVRIALESETKTSRKKVLEEYVWGIYCNGRKIGYSIRRKNMSEEETYVIDALRGVSMGAGVLPCKNQYNQETEGEMTYMRARFDRVIGSKDSEALYMINPEGSGQGTELSIYFLRSH encoded by the coding sequence ATGCCGATCCGATCTAACCCCTTTTTCAATATGGATAGCTCCGCTGTGCTCTCACTTTTGCGGCACACGGGAAATTCCGTGGACTCTAAACATTCTAAGAAATCTTCTGGAAGCATCGGTGGTGGGGTTCTCAAAATGTTCAAGCTCATACCAATGCTATCATCTGGTTGCAAGATGGTTAACTTGTTAAGCCGAGGGCATCGACGACCCTTACTTAAAGACTACGCAACAACGGGAACGATATTCGGGTTTCGCAAAGGAAGAGTCTTTCTTGCAATACAAGAAGATCCCCATTGCCTACCAATGTTCATCATTGAACTCCCGATGCTGACTTCCGCGTTGCAAAAGGAAATGGCCTCGGAGACTGTGAGGATAGCGTTAGAAAGCGAGACGAAGACATCGAGGAAGAAGGTGTTGGAGGAGTACGTGTGGGGGATTTACTGTAATGGCCGAAAGATCGGATATTCGATAAGGAGAAAGAACATGAGTGAGGAAGAAACGTATGTGATTGATGCACTGAGAGGTGTTTCTATGGGAGCTGGAGTGTTACCATGCAAGAACCAATATAATCAAGAGACAGAAGGAGAAATGACTTATATGAGAGCTCGATTCGATAGAGTGATTGGTTCTAAAGACTCTGAAGCATTGTATATGATCAACCCTGAAGGTAGTGGTCAGGGCACAGAGCTTAGTATCTACTTTCTCAGGTCTCATTAA
- the LOC104771397 gene encoding uncharacterized protein LOC104771397, translated as MMMSSSSSSNNSSSSSTSSSSSYTRGRTNQSTANTKIGKKLKGGENGVVNRKALNREKLIALQQDVEKLRKKLRLEENIHRAMERAFNRPLGALPRLPPFLPPSILELLAEVAVLEEEMVRLEEHIVHCRQELYQEAASTSSLIAILKCSADLPKHWQNKSKSASSKAIDSESPLSREPCSVSESRRGKENKLSANSIKTPVKKMTISHTQLNKSLDAQKLEHESHRHSKASAETRYYGGADDPNKISEDLVKCLSNIFMRMDSLKKAAVTKSQENNKDTTFRDPYGTCTSFQRRNIGPYKNFNDVEAASVNRYRTTSSSSSLFLIRQLKRLLGKLSSVNLQKLNHQQEKLAFWINIYNSCMMNGFLKHGIPESPDMVTLMRKATINVGGHSLNAFTIEHFILRLPYHSKYISPKSSKKNEMAARSKFGLELSEPLVTFALSCGSWSSPAVRVYTAGKVEDELEVAKREYLEASVGISVAKMGMPKLMDWYSHDFAKDTGSLLDWICLQLPTELRKDALNCLQQGMSQPPSTLVRIVPYDFTFRYLFAI; from the exons atgatgatgagtagcagcagcagcagcaacaacagtaGTAGCagtagtactagtagtagtagtagttatACAAGAGGCCGAACAAATCAGTCAACTGCAAATACGAAAATT GGGAAGAAATTGAAAGGTGGTGAAAATGGTGTTGTAAACCGAAAGGCCTTAAATCGAGAGAAGTTAATTGCTCTGCAACAAGAT gttgaaaagctgaggaagaagctgaGACTTGAAGAGAATATACACCGAGCAATGGAAAGAGCATTTAACAGACCTCTTGGAGCACTTCCCCGTCTTCCTCCGTTTCTACCTCCATCG attttggagttaCTTGCAGAAGTGGCTGTTCTCGAAGAGGAAATGGTTCGGTTAGAAGAACATATTGTGCATTGTAGACAAGAATTGTATCAAGAAGCAGCTTCTACGTCTTCATTGATAGCAATCTTGAAATGCTCGGCTGATTTGCCTAAGCATTGGCAGAACAAATCCAAGTCAGCTTCAAGTAAAGCTATAGATTCTGAATCACCTCTTTCGCGGGAACCGTGTTCTGTTTCAG AGAGTCGGAGGGGTAAAGAGAACAAGTTGAGTGCTAATTCTATCAAAACACCGGTGAAGAAAATGACAATTTCTCATACACAATTGAATAAGAGTTTAGATGCTCAGAAACTAGAG CATGAAAGTCATAGGCATAGCAAAGCAAGTGCAGAGACGAGGTATTATGGTGGCGCTGACGATCCAAATAAAATTTCGGAGGATCTTGTTAAGTGTTTGTCTAACATTTTCATGAGAATGGACTCATTAAAGAAAGCCGCAGTTACAAAATCTcaagaaaacaataaagatacGACATTCAGGGATCCTTATGGAACTTGCACCAGCTTTCAAAGAAGAAATATTGGTCCATATAAGAATTTTAATGATGTTGAGGCAGCTTCAGTAAACCGATATAGAACAACGTCGTCaagttcttctttgtttctcatcCGCCAACTGAA acgTTTGCTTGGAAAACTTTCTTCAGTCAACTTGCAGAAACTTAATCATCAGCAGGAGAAGTTAGCTTTCTGGATTAACATTTATAACAGCTGCATGATGAAT GGTTTCCTTAAACATGGAATACCAGAGAGCCCTGATATGGTGACACTAATGCGAAAG GCGACTATAAATGTGGGAGGCCACTCTCTCAACGCATTCACGATCGAACACTTCATCCTCCGCTTACCTTATCactcaaaatat ATTTCCCCTAAGAgttcaaagaaaaatgaaatggCAGCGAGGAGTAAATTTGGTTTGGAATTGTCAGAGCCACTTGTAACATTTGCTCTCTCATGTGGTAGTTGGTCCTCACCCGCT GTACGGGTGTACACTGCTGGTAAAGTAGAGGATGAATTGGAGGTGGCGAAAAGAGAGTATTTGGAAGCATCGGTGGGGATATCCGTGGCGAAAATGGGGATGCCAAAACTGATGGATTGGTATAGTCATGACTTTGCAAAGGACACTGGATCATTGCTTGATTGGATTTGCCTTCAGTTGCCTACTGAGTTGAGAAAAGATGCTCTCAACTGTCTTCAGCAAGGGATGTCTCAGCCCCCTTCTACTCTTGTCCGTATTGTCCCTTATGACTTCACTTTTAGATACCTTTTTGCCATctga
- the LOC104771398 gene encoding polyadenylate-binding protein RBP47C, giving the protein MADTTTKVQSPETTTTVVDDENQRITTSPPPPPQWKGMRYPSPMVMPHHMMYAPPPYPPYHHHLHPHHPFYHPHHHHHHQSRGNKHQNASNTENKTIWVGDLLHWMDENYLNSAFSSSGEISSVKVIRNKHTGRSEGYGFVEFVSHDVAEKVLQEFNGETMINAEQPFRLNWASFSTGEKRLESGPDLSIFVGDLAPEVTDTLLEKLFSEKYPSVKNAKVVMDGISGRSKGYGFVRFGDENERSKAMLEMNGVKCCSRAMRIGPATPRKPSGYHQQGGYMSNGGLPRHDGESLNTTIFVGGLDSSVTDEDLRQPFAAFGEIVSVKIPIGRGCGFIQFVNRENAEEALGKLNGSLIGKQTVRLSWGHNTGNKQPRGEYAEHWVDHPYYGGQFYNGYGYMVPPHVDQRMYAAAPYGGYPVYGGHQQQQVS; this is encoded by the exons ATGGCAGACACCACCACCAAGGTTCAATCTCCAGAAACAACAACCACGGTGGTTGATGACGAGAACCAACGGATAACAACAtcgccgccgccaccaccacaaTGGAAAGGGATGAGGTACCCTTCTCCTATGGTAATGCCACATCACATGATGTATGCGCCACCTCCTTATCCTCCTTATCATCACCATCTTCACCCTCATCATCCGTTTTATCACCCgcaccatcaccaccatcatcagTCTCGTGGTAACAAGCATCAGAATGCTTCGAATACTGAGAATAAGACTATTTGGGTTGGTGATTTGCTTCATTGGATGGATGAGAATTATCTTAATTctgccttttcttcttctggagaG ATTTCGTCGGTTAAGGTTATCCGCAATAAGCACACTGGTAGGTCTGAAGGCTATGGGTTTGTGGAGTTTGTTTCCCACGATGTTGCGGAGAAGGTGTTGCAGGAATTCAATGGTGAAACTATGATAAATGCCGAGCAACCTTTCCGTTTAAACTGGGCTAGTTTTAGCACCGGTGAAAAGCGTTTAGAGAGTGGTCCTGATCTCTCGATTTTTGTGGGAGACTTAGCGCCAGAAGTCACTGATACTTTGTTGGAAAAACTATTTTCTGAGAAATATCCATCTGTCAAGAATGCAAAAGTTGTCATGGATGGCATCTCTGGTCGATCAAAGGGATATGGATTTGTGAGATTTGGAGATGAAAATGAGAGGAGCAAAGCTATGTTGGAGATGAATGGCGTGAAATGTTGTAGCCGCGCTATGCGAATTGGTCCTGCAACCCCTAGGAAGCCAAGTGGTTATCACCAACAAG GTGGGTATATGTCGAATGGTGGCTTGCCTCGACATGATGGGGAATCATTGAACACAACA ATATTTGTTGGAGGACTTGATTCTAGTGTCACAGACGAAGATCTTAGACAACCTTTTGCTGCTTTTGGTGAAATAGTCTCTGTCAAGATACCTATTGGCAGAGGATGTGGATTCATTCAGTTTGTGAACAG AGAAAATGCAGAGGAGGCTTTAGGGAAATTAAATGGGTCTCTGATTGGTAAACAAACTGTTCGCCTTTCTTGGGGTCATAATACTGGCAATAAACAG CCTAGAGGTGAGTATGCAGAGCATTGGGTTGACCACCCATACTATGGAGGACAATTTTACAATGGTTATGGATACATGGTACCGCCACATGTTGACCAGAGAATGTATGCTGCTGCACCTTATGGAGGTTATCCGGTTTACGGTGGTCATCAGCAACAACAAGTAAGCTGA